A genomic region of Zea mays cultivar B73 chromosome 6, Zm-B73-REFERENCE-NAM-5.0, whole genome shotgun sequence contains the following coding sequences:
- the LOC103631416 gene encoding probable CCR4-associated factor 1 homolog 11 has product MPMYSKSELIHVPPPPCSRPRYVMAPPLVFTSIGASMNAAVRDVWASNFDEELSNLSAVLPRYPCVCVDTEFPGAVHDSNLPRYMRGPRESYELVKRNVDDLNLLQVGIALSGPAGRFPIAWQFNIRGFDPALHPHAPASIAMLREQGMDFAMLNEFGIDPEDFAAGFRRSGLACGWLTWTAFSGSYDFGYLAKALTGGQPLPDTLDGFLALVRRLFGHSVFDVKHLARCCAMRGGLEQVATALGVKRAAGRAHCAGSDSLLTTDVLLLMMHRFFRNVDVLAHAGTIVDLT; this is encoded by the coding sequence ATGCCGATGTACTCCAAGTCAGAACTCATCCACGTGCCGCCACCGCCATGCAGCCGTCCCCGTTACGTCATGGCGCCACCCCTGGTCTTCACGTCCATCGGCGCGTCGATGAACGCCGCCGTGCGCGACGTTTGGGCCAGCAACTTCGACGAAGAGCTCTCCAACCTATCGGCGGTGCTGCCGCGCTACCCCTGCGTGTGCGTGGACACCGAGTTCCCCGGCGCGGTACACGACTCGAACTTGCCGCGGTACATGCGCGGTCCGCGCGAGAGCTACGAGCTGGTGAAGCGGAACGTAGACGACCTCAACCTGCTGCAGGTCGGGATCGCGCTGTCGGGCCCCGCCGGCCGGTTCCCCATCGCGTGGCAGTTCAACATCCGGGGCTTCGACCCCGCGCTTCACCCGCACGCGCCGGCCTCCATCGCCATGCTCCGCGAGCAGGGGATGGACTTCGCCATGCTGAACGAGTTCGGCATCGACCCCGAAGACTTCGCCGCCGGGTTCCGCCGCAGCGGCCTCGCCTGCGGGTGGCTCACCTGGACCGCCTTCTCGGGCTCCTACGACTTCGGGTACCTCGCCAAGGCGCTCACCGGCGGCCAGCCACTGCCGGACACGCTGGACGGCTTCCTCGCCCTGGTCCGTCGGCTGTTCGGACACAGTGTGTTCGACGTGAAGCACCTCGCCAGATGCTGCGCCATGCGCGGGGGGCTTGAGCAGGTGGCCACCGCGCTCGGCGTCAAGCGCGCCGCCGGCCGCGCGCACTGCGCCGGCTCCGACAGCCTGCTCACCACCGACGTCCTCCTGCTAATGATGCATCGCTTCTTCAGGAACGTCGATGTGCTCGCGCACGCCGGAACCATCGTAGACCTCACCTAG